The following DNA comes from Clupea harengus chromosome 9, Ch_v2.0.2, whole genome shotgun sequence.
TGCTGACAAAGTTGCCTACCTCCTGGGCCTGAACTCTGCTGATATGCTGAAGGCTTTGTGCAACCCAAGAGTGAAAGTCGGAAATGAGTATGTCACCAAGGCTCAGACAGTGCCACAGGTATTATTTCACCCACTACAAGGTTTTTGACAttatttgaaaataatttgacagCTGGTATTGTCCTTCTTTTATCATACATGTTCAAAAATAAACTGTATGGTTTGGTCTGTACCTACTGAGACAATTACTTTGACATCATGTTTCAGGTCAATAATTCAGTTATGGCCTTGGCCAAGTCTATCTATGAGAGGATGTTCTTGTGGATGGTCATCCGTATCAACCAGATGTTGGACACAAAGCAACCAAGGCAATTCTACATTGGTGTACTGGACATAGCTGGCTTTGAGATTTTTGATGTGAGGACAAAATTATGAGATTGTTTACcaacattatttatttctcGTAACTCAGGTGAGCCTCTCTCAAATAATGTTTAATATGTATCCAACACAGTACAACAGCATGGAGCAGCTGTGTATCAACTTCACCAATGAAAAACTGCAACAGTTTTTCAACCACCACATGTTTGTCCTGGAGCAAGAGGAGTACAAGAAGGAGGGCATTCTTTGGGAGTTCATCGACTTTGGCATGGATTTGGCCGCTTGCATTGAGCTTATTGAGAAGGTCCATTTCAATCAACCAAAAAAGCAAAATGTAGACATGTATTGTTTCATGATGTCCGATTTTAAAATAATGCAATCTTGTGTTTTAAACAGCCCATGGGTATCTTTGCAATCCTTGAAGAGGAGTGCATGTTCCCCAAGGCCTCTGATGTCACTTTCAAAAACAAGCTGTATGACCAGCATCTTGGCAAGACCAATGCCTTCCTGAAACCCAAGCCAGTCAAAGGCAAGGCTGAGGCTCACTTCTCCCTGGTGCACTATGCAGGCACTGTGGACTACAATGTTACTGGTTGGCTGGACAAGAACAAGGATCCACTGAATGACTCTGTTGTGCAGCTGTACCAGAAGTCAGCAGTGAAACTGCTGCCCGTCCTGTACCCAACTATTGTTGAGGGTAAAAACCTGTTAAAGTCACAAAgctaacacacaaaaagcaattATATCATAATCTACATATACAGCTCAATAATCCAATTCATCATTTGTGTGTCAACAGagactggtggtggtggtaagaagaagaagggtGGCTCCATGCAGACTGTGTCTTCACAGTTCAGGGTATACATTTTGAAccaataacaaacacaaataaatcaatcattaTAAAGAAAGGTAAGGTCATTGATTGACTGCATTCTTACTTTAACAGGAGAACTTGGGAAAACTGATGACCAACTTGAGGAGCACTCATCCTCACTTTGTGCGTTGTCTGATTCCAAATGAGATTAAGAAACCAGGTAAAGATTTTTGATTATGTCGTTAAAATTAAGGAAAACAAGTCCATTATTTTAGACCTTGTGTTTTATTTCCTATAACTGACACCTTTGTGTCTTGACAGGTTATATGCAGAACTTTCTGGTCATCCACCAGCTCAGGTGTAATGGTGTACTGGAGGGTATCAGAATCTGTAGAAAGGGTTTCCCAAGCAGAATCCAGTATGCTGACTTCAAGCAAAGGTGAATTGAGAGCAGATAAACTATCTTTTTATGTTTGATTTTGAAGAGGAAAAATAACACATGTATTTGATTAACTGCAGATACAAAGTCCTCAATGCCAGTGTTATCCCTGAAGGTCAATTCATTGACAACAAGAAGGCTGCTGAGAAACTCTTGGGATCAATTGACATTAATCACGAGGAGTacaagtttggacacactaagGTAAAGATCTTAAAAGAACTGTATTCCAAGAAGAaccatccatctctcttccaAATGCTCATATGGTTTTTGCTCCTCCCTCTCAGGTATTCTTCAAGGCTGGTCTGCTGGGTACACTTGAGGAGATGCGAGATGAGAAACTGGCTGCCCTGGTCACAATGACTCAGGCTCTCTGCCGTGCATACCTGAGTAGGAAGGAATTTGTCAAGATGATGGAAAGAAGGTCAATTTCATTCACAAAAGTATCAGTAATGTTAAACATGAATATTCAGTGGTCAACAGCAAATAGAACTGTATTAGTAAAAGGCACAATTGTATCAAATATCTATTAATGTATGAATTCATGCAATCAAAATTCTACACATGATTGTTAGGTTGTGAAATAATTTACAACCAAAACTGATTTTGTAGGGAGGCTGTCTTTACCATCCAGTACAACATCCGATCCTTCATGAATGTCAAGCATTGGCCCTGGATGAAGGTTTACTACAAGATCAAGCCTCTTCTGCAAAGtgctgagacagagaaagagctggCCAACATGAAAGAGGACTTTGCAAAATGCAAAGAGAGTCTGGCAAAGGCTGAGGCCAGGAAGAAGGAACTTGAGGAGAAGATGGTCTCTATTGTGCAAGAAAGGAATGACTTGCAGCTGCAAGTGTCATCTGTATGTTATCTCTCTCTAGTTGTAATACTGTTGGCGTAACACTTAATATCTGGTATATGTATGGAAGCAAATGTAAACAGACATTAATCCTCTTATCTCTTATCTCTAGGGATCTGAGGGTCTCAATGATGCTGAAGAGAGGTGTGAGGGACTTATCAAGAGTAAGATTCAGCTCGAGGCCAAACTCAAAGAGACATCCGAGAGactggaggatgaagaggaaatcAATGCTGAGCTGACTGCCAAGAAGAGGAAGTTGGAGGATGAATGTTCTGAGCTCAAGAAAGACATTGACGATCTGGAGCTGACTTTGGCcaaagtggagaaggagaaacatgCCACTGAGAACAAGGTTGGCATTTATTGAAGGAAGAACATCAATGTGGTATTTAGTAGGGTTTTATCACAGTGCAAAGCTAGCAAAAATATGTATAAAGTCAGTAATGTTTCTAAATTTTACTGGATACTGACATGAAACGTTCTATGCACAGGTTAAAAACCTAACTGAAGAGATGGCTTCTCAAGATGAGTCCATTGCTAAGCTGACAAAGGAAAAGAAGGCTCTCCAAGAGGCCCATCAGCAGACTCTTGATGATCTTcaggcagaggaagacaaagtcAACACTCTGACCAAAGCCAAGGCTAAGCTTGAACAACAAGTAGATGACGTGAGTTAATCATCTATATGGATACAATTATTCACACTAAGCTTCAGTATATTTTTTCCCACTTGAATACCTCACACTTTGATTCAATAGCTTGAGGGTTCCCTGGAGCAAGAAAAGAAGCTCCGCATGGACCTTGAGAGAGCCAAGAGAAAGCTTGAGGGTGACCTTAAACTATCCCAGGAAAATGTCATGGATCTGGAAAATGAAAAGCAGCAGTCTGATGAGAAGATAAAAAAGTAAAGGCGACATCTATTATCTATTATCTATTATGAAACACTGACGTTCAGTTTCTATGTGTGCAGCCAACTTCAGGttcatttctttttccttttgttaAACAGGAAGGAATTTGAAACAAGTCAACTTCTTAGTAAGATTGAAGATGAACAATCACTGGGTGCTCAGCTTCAGAAGAAGATCAAGGAGCTTCAGGTTTGTGTACTCTGATCAAAATGTTTAGCATTTTCTGAAAGACATGTATGACTATGTATGTTCTCACAATCTATAGGCTCGCATTGAGGAACTGGAGGAAGAGATTGAGGCTGAGCGTGCAGCTCGTGCCAAAGTTGAGAAGCAAAGATCTGATCTTTCCAGGGAACTTGAGGAGATCAGTGAGAGGCTTGAGGAGGCTGGTGGTGCCACTTCTGCTCAGATTGAGATGAACAAGAAGCGTGAGGCTGAGTTCCAGAAGCTGCGTCGTGACCTTGAAGAGTCCACCCTGCAGCATGAAGCCACTGCTGCAGCTCTCCGCAAGAAGCAGGCAGACAGCGTGGCTGAGCTCGGAGAGCAGATCGACAACCTCCAGCGTGTCAAGCAGAAgcttgagaaggagaagagtgaataTAAGATGGAGATTGATGATCTCTCCAGCAACATGGAGGCTGTTGCGAAAGCTAAGGTTAGTGAAATGTATGCCATCGCGTATTGCTTTGAACTAACCAAGTTACACAATTCACTTTCAACTTGTTTCTGAGGTGCTAAATGTAATCTTACTGCATTGTTTTCCCTACCTTCGTATGGTTCACATGCATTTTCATAAACAGGGAAATCTAGAGAAGATGTGCCGCACCCTTGAGGACCAACTAAGTGAAATCAAGGCTAAGAGTGATGAGGGAGTCCGCCAGCTGATTGACCTCAGTGCTCAGAGAGCAAGGCTTACTACTGAAAATGGTAATATTTATGGAATGCATATGTTTACCTCTTATTTGTCTGCAAACTTTGTGCTAAAAAACACAACTGTCAACCAGGTGAGCTTGGACGTCGGGTGGAGGAGAAAGATGCACTTCTTTCTCAGCTGAGCAGAAGCAAGCTGGCATACACTCAGCAAATTGAGGAACTGAAGAGGATTAATGAAGAGGAGGTCAAGGTAAAGAATCCTAATTAAGTAAAAGACTACTGGCTTACATTAATGAAATATTGTGCATCCATTTAAGACTATACATACTCATTCATAAACAGGCCAAGAATGCCCTGGCCCATGCTGTTCAGTCTGCACGCCATGACTGCGACCTTTTGAGGGAGCAGtttgaggaagagcaggaggcaaAGGCTGAGCTGCAGCGGGGCATGTCCAAGGCCAACAGTGAAGTGGCTCAGTGGAGGTCCAAATATGAAACTGATGCCATCCAGCGCACTGAGGAGCTTGAGGAGTCCAAGTATGTACAACTAAATAATCAAAGACATTATGCATCCTAATTTGAAAGGGCAAAGGGCTGTGTGTTACGCGTGTGACATTATGATAGTCCACTAATGGAGTAAAATCAAAGGGAGGAGTCGGATGCTAGAGTAGCAGGAAGCCTTGTGACTCCATTTAATCGTTTTCAGGAAAAACAAAGATGTCCACGAAACACAGGTAATATTCCATATTCAGAGCAAAGTAAATAATCCCAAACggcaaataaatcaatcaaagaTTGATATAATATCATGAGACTTGGGAAACTATCAGATTCAGCGTCTAAGTTCAA
Coding sequences within:
- the LOC105902797 gene encoding myosin heavy chain, fast skeletal muscle-like gives rise to the protein MGDGEMAVFGAAAIYLRKPERERIEAQSKPFDAKSAVYVVDKEELYLKGTIKKRDGGKVTVEVHDTKEEKTFKEDEVFPMNPPKYDKIEDMAMMTHLNEASVLYNLKERYAAWMIYTYSGLFCATVNPYKWLPVYDQSVVEAYRGKKRVEAPPHIFSVSDNAYQFMQQDRENQSVLITGESGAGKTVNTKRVIQYFATIAVSSGKKKEEAPAAAGKIKGSLEDQIIAANPLLEAYGNAKTVRNDNSSRFGKFIRIHFNTTGKLASADIETYLLEKSRVTFQLPAERGYHIFYQMMTNHKPEIVEMSLITTNPYDYPMCSQGQITVASIDDKEELDATDDAIDILGFIQEEKCAIFKLTGAVLHHGNMKFKQKQREEQAEPDGNEDADKVAYLLGLNSADMLKALCNPRVKVGNEYVTKAQTVPQVNNSVMALAKSIYERMFLWMVIRINQMLDTKQPRQFYIGVLDIAGFEIFDYNSMEQLCINFTNEKLQQFFNHHMFVLEQEEYKKEGILWEFIDFGMDLAACIELIEKPMGIFAILEEECMFPKASDVTFKNKLYDQHLGKTNAFLKPKPVKGKAEAHFSLVHYAGTVDYNVTGWLDKNKDPLNDSVVQLYQKSAVKLLPVLYPTIVEETGGGGKKKKGGSMQTVSSQFRENLGKLMTNLRSTHPHFVRCLIPNEIKKPGYMQNFLVIHQLRCNGVLEGIRICRKGFPSRIQYADFKQRYKVLNASVIPEGQFIDNKKAAEKLLGSIDINHEEYKFGHTKVFFKAGLLGTLEEMRDEKLAALVTMTQALCRAYLSRKEFVKMMERREAVFTIQYNIRSFMNVKHWPWMKVYYKIKPLLQSAETEKELANMKEDFAKCKESLAKAEARKKELEEKMVSIVQERNDLQLQVSSGSEGLNDAEERCEGLIKSKIQLEAKLKETSERLEDEEEINAELTAKKRKLEDECSELKKDIDDLELTLAKVEKEKHATENKVKNLTEEMASQDESIAKLTKEKKALQEAHQQTLDDLQAEEDKVNTLTKAKAKLEQQVDDLEGSLEQEKKLRMDLERAKRKLEGDLKLSQENVMDLENEKQQSDEKIKKKEFETSQLLSKIEDEQSLGAQLQKKIKELQARIEELEEEIEAERAARAKVEKQRSDLSRELEEISERLEEAGGATSAQIEMNKKREAEFQKLRRDLEESTLQHEATAAALRKKQADSVAELGEQIDNLQRVKQKLEKEKSEYKMEIDDLSSNMEAVAKAKGNLEKMCRTLEDQLSEIKAKSDEGVRQLIDLSAQRARLTTENGELGRRVEEKDALLSQLSRSKLAYTQQIEELKRINEEEVKAKNALAHAVQSARHDCDLLREQFEEEQEAKAELQRGMSKANSEVAQWRSKYETDAIQRTEELEESKKKLAQRLQDAEEQIEATNSKCASLEKTKLRLQGEVEDLMIDVERANGLAANLDKKQRNFDKVLADWKQKYEESQAELEGAQKEGRSLSTEMFKMKNSYEEALDHLETLKRENKNLQQEISDLTEQLGETGKSIHELEKAKKTVETEKSEIQTALEEAEATLEHEESKILRIQLELNQVKGEVDRKLAEKDEEMEQIKRNSQRVIDTMQSTLDSEIRSRNDALRIKKKMEGDLNEMEVQLSHANRQASESQKQLRNVQGQLKDAQLHLDDALRGQEDMKEQVAMVERRNNLMLAEIEELRAALEQTERGRKVAEQELLDASERVGLLHSQNTSLVNTKKKLETELVQIQGEVEDIVQGARNAEDKAKKAITDAAMMAEELKKEQDTSSHLERMKKNLEATVKDLQHRLDEAENLAMKGGKKQLQKLESRVRELEGEVDAETRRGADAVKGVRKYERRVKELTYQTEEDKKNVNRLQDLVDKLQMKVKAYKRQAEEAEEQANTHLSKVRKVQHELEEAEERADIAESQVNKLRAKSRDSGKGKEAE